TGGCTCCCGGCGAGCCGGCCGAAATCCCCCTGACCAGCGTCATCTCCTGCTGGAAAGAGGCCTTGCCCAGGATGAAAGTCGGCGGCAAGGCGCGCATCGTCTGCCCGGCGGACCTGGCCTACGGCGATCCGGGCCGTCCGCCGGTGATCCCCGGCGGCGCCCCGCTGGTCTTCGAGATCGAACTGGTCGCCATCCAGTAGTCCGGGCGACGCTCGTCACCGCGTGGCGGCGTGCAGGTTCGGCCCCCTGTGCTAGCCTGTGCGTCCCACCCGGTCGCCCTCCCGAGGGAGAGAAAACACCCCCGACATGCCCAAGATCAACTACGCCACCGACATCACCGAAGACATGAAAGAGGCGAAAAAGGATTACCTCGATCGCCACACCCCCCACGTGATCGCCCCCGAGCGGGTCCGGAAGGGCGAGCCCTTCGCAGTCACGGTGAAGATGGGCCAGAACTATGTCCACCCCGACGTGGACGACCACCACATCCAGACCCTCCAGCTCTTCAACGGCGAGACTCTGCTGGCCAGCGCCAGCTACAACCCCGGCGCCGCCACCGGCGGGAAGGACGAGGCCAAGGGCTACACCCAGGTCACCTTCCAGATCAGCCTCCCGCGCAAGGGCAAGCTGACGGCCATGAGCTACTGCACCAAGCACGGCCTGTGGGTCAGCGAAGAGAAAGTCGTCGAAGTCGAGTAGGGGCGGCGGAGAGCTGCCGATGAGCCGCGAAGGATCGGGCTTGCGCCCCGCGTTGCGATTGCTGCTCTTCGTGGCGCTCTACGCGCTGCTGGCCAACGCCCGCTCGGTGCAGCCCAATCCCTTCGTTCCCGGCACGCTGATCTCCGTGGCCGTGATCGTCCCGGTGGCCGCGGGCCTGGTCTGCGGCCCCGGGGTCGGCCTGGGCACGGGAGTCCTCGCCGCCCTGCTCACCGCTCTCCTCCTCGCCGTGCGCCAGGCCCTGGGGCTGCCTCCCGCCGGCGTCGGACACGACGCCTACCAGGAGTTGCTCTTCGCCCTGCCCCATGGCGTGATGGGCTACCTGGCCGGCTTCTTTCAGCGCCACTGGCCGCCGCCCCTGCCAGCGGCGGCCCTCGGCGCCGGCCACCTGCTCGACCTCGCCGCCCTGACCCTCACCGGCCGCGTCGCCGCCGGCGCCTGGTCCTCGAGCGCCTTGTGGAAGGGCGTGGCCTGGGAAACCTTCATCGGCATGGCCCTCGTCACCGCGGCCGTCGGCCTGTTCCGCCTCGGTTTCGAGCGCCGGGTATCGACGTGGAACTGACCACCCATCCCCGGGTCTGGCGGATGCTGGCGGTGATCGCCGGGCTGCTGGTGGCCACGCTGCTGGCCCTGATGCACTTCAAGCTGATCTTCCTCAGCCTGGTGCTGGGCACCGCGCTGATCCTGCTCACCGAGAGAGTCGCCGAGACCTACCGCCACCAGGCCGCCCGCTACGGCCTCTCCCGCGGTAAACGCTGGATCTACGGCCTGGCGATGGCCGTGTTCTGGGGCGTGGCGGGCTACGCCCTGCTGGCCCAGTCGATGGATGACCTGGGCTCGGCCCTCGAGCAGATCACCGAACGGGACCGCCCCATCGTCGCCACCTACATCGAGCAACTCCGGCCCTACCTGCCCGAGGCCATCACCACCAGGAAGCTCAGCGACGAGGAGATCCTGCGCCTCCAGCGCGACGGTCTGCGGGCGCTGACCCGCTTTCTGGCCGACCTGCCCGGATTCTTCCTCAACTGCCTGCTGATCATTCCGCTGATGTTCTACGTCTACTTCCACCAGAAGGAGCAGATCGTCGACACCATCAGCGAGGCGGTGCCAGCCCGTTTCCGGGGCAGCTTCACCCGGGCGACCCGGGACGTGGCGACACACCTGCGGGGTTTTTTCGAGGCCAAGTTGGCCGAAAGCGCCCTGGTGGGCGGCATCTGCGCGGTGGGCTTCTTCGCCGCCGGCGTGCGGGGCGCACTCGCCCTGGCTCTTTTCGCCGGCTTTCTGAACCTCGTCCCCTACCTCGGCCCGGTGATCAGCGCCATCCCGCCGCTGTGGATCACCCTCGCCGTGGACGAGCCCCACGTGGCGCTCTACGTGCTGGCGACCGTGATCATCGCCCAGATCGTCGATAATTTTTACATCATTCCGTTCATGATCTCCGACCGGGTCAAGGTCAACCCCCTGCTGAACATCATTCTCATCCTGGTCGGCGCGCGGCTCTACGGCGCGGTGGGCATGCTCTTTGCCGTGCCGGCCTACCTGGTCTTCAAGACGGTGCTGCGTGACGCCTACCGGGAGCTGGTGCGCTTGCACGATCCGGCCCGGGCCGTGGAAAACTCCTGATGGCGCCCCTGCCGACCCTCGAATCCATCGACATCTTCTCGCGCCAGGGCGAGACCGTCGTCGCCCTCGGGCGCACGACGATCTGGCTGGCGGCCCTGCTGGCACTGTCGATCCTCGAAACCCTGTGGCCCCGCCGGCCGCGCCACCAGCCGCGCGCGGTACGCTGGCCGACCAACCTGGCCCTGCCGGTGATCGGCACCCTGGTGGTGCGCCTTTTCGCTCCCCTGGCACCGGTGGCGATGGCCGCCTGGACCCAGGCCCACCACGGCGGCCTGCTGCCCCTGCTGCCGGGTCCGCGGTGGCTGCCGGAGGTCATCGCCCTGGTCTTGCTCGACCTTGCGATCTGGCTCCAGCACCTGGCCTTCCACCACCTTCCGTTCCTCTGGCGCTGGCACCTGGTGCATCACACCGAAGAGGACCTGGACGCGACTTCCGGCACGCGCTTCCATCCGGCGGAGACGCTGATCTCGGCCTTCTACAAGCTGCTGGTGATCGCGGTCCTCGGCCCGGCCCCGGAAACGGTCATCCTCTTCGAGATCCTGCTCAACCTGCTGGCGGTCTTCAACCACGCCAATCTGGCCCTGCCCGCGAGCTGGGACCGGGCGCTGCGACTCCTGATCGTCACGCCGGACATGCACCGCACGCACCATTCGGTGATCCGCCGCGAACAGGACTCCAATTTCGGTTTCAACCTTTCCCTGTGGGACCGGCTCTTCGGCACCTACGTCGCCGATCCCCGAGGCGGACAGCGCGGCCTGCGCCTGGGGGTCAGGGGCGTCGACCCCTCGCGGGGCCGGAGCCTCCTGGCCGCCCTGGCCCTGCCCCTGCGACCCGATCCCCGGCACGCCGACGCGGATCAGCCCACGGGCGGCGGGGGCGGCGGGGGCGGCGGGGGCGCGTCGTAAGTCGGCGACGAAGGCGGGGGCGGCTCTTCGATCTTGAAGATCGCGCCACCGA
This DNA window, taken from Acidobacteriota bacterium, encodes the following:
- a CDS encoding desulfoferrodoxin family protein; its protein translation is MPKINYATDITEDMKEAKKDYLDRHTPHVIAPERVRKGEPFAVTVKMGQNYVHPDVDDHHIQTLQLFNGETLLASASYNPGAATGGKDEAKGYTQVTFQISLPRKGKLTAMSYCTKHGLWVSEEKVVEVE
- a CDS encoding AI-2E family transporter, coding for MELTTHPRVWRMLAVIAGLLVATLLALMHFKLIFLSLVLGTALILLTERVAETYRHQAARYGLSRGKRWIYGLAMAVFWGVAGYALLAQSMDDLGSALEQITERDRPIVATYIEQLRPYLPEAITTRKLSDEEILRLQRDGLRALTRFLADLPGFFLNCLLIIPLMFYVYFHQKEQIVDTISEAVPARFRGSFTRATRDVATHLRGFFEAKLAESALVGGICAVGFFAAGVRGALALALFAGFLNLVPYLGPVISAIPPLWITLAVDEPHVALYVLATVIIAQIVDNFYIIPFMISDRVKVNPLLNIILILVGARLYGAVGMLFAVPAYLVFKTVLRDAYRELVRLHDPARAVENS
- a CDS encoding sterol desaturase family protein; its protein translation is MAPLPTLESIDIFSRQGETVVALGRTTIWLAALLALSILETLWPRRPRHQPRAVRWPTNLALPVIGTLVVRLFAPLAPVAMAAWTQAHHGGLLPLLPGPRWLPEVIALVLLDLAIWLQHLAFHHLPFLWRWHLVHHTEEDLDATSGTRFHPAETLISAFYKLLVIAVLGPAPETVILFEILLNLLAVFNHANLALPASWDRALRLLIVTPDMHRTHHSVIRREQDSNFGFNLSLWDRLFGTYVADPRGGQRGLRLGVRGVDPSRGRSLLAALALPLRPDPRHADADQPTGGGGGGGGGGAS